The Maylandia zebra isolate NMK-2024a linkage group LG4, Mzebra_GT3a, whole genome shotgun sequence genome segment taggtgagggtagggacgtagatcgaccggtaaattgagagcttcgcttttacactcagctccctcttcaccacgccagaccggtgcagcgtccgcattactgcagctgcagccccaatccgtctgtcgatctccggctcccttctcccatcactcgcgaacaagaccccaagatacttgaattcctccacttggggcaggaactcatccccgacccggagtgggcactccacccttttccggctgagaaccatggcctcagatttggaggtgctgatcctcattcccgctgcttcacccaccgggaacgagtccgacttattgccggcaatgcgaaccaagctcttgcaacggtcgtatagggatcgaatggcccgtagcaatgggccagacaccccatactcccgcaacacctcccacaggacaccccgagggacacggtcgaatgccttctccaagtccacaaaacacatgtagactggttgggcaaactcccatgcaccctcaagtatcctggagaggataaagagctggtccagtgttccgcgaccaggacgaaaaccgcattgttcctcctgtgtccgaggttcgactagcggacgaactctcctttccagcaccgtggcatagactttcccagggaggctgaggagtgtgatccccctgtagttggaacacaccctccggtcccccttcttaaagatggggaccaccaccctggtctgccagtccacaggtactgcccctgatctccacgcaacattgcagaggcgtgtcaaccaagacagccctacaacgtccagagccttcaggaactcggggcggacctcatcaacaccaggggctctgccaccaaggagttgtttaactgcctcagtgacctcgcccccggaaattggcgggtcattcccctcatccccagactctgcttcctccttggaagacgtgtcagtgggattaaggaggtcctcgaagtattccttccaccgcctgacaattttctcagtcgacgtcagcagcgctccgccagcactatacacagtgcaggtagagcaccgctttcccctcctgagacgcctgacggtttgccagaatctcttcgaggcagtccgaaagtctttttccatggcctccccgaactcctcccacacccgagtttttgcttcagccactgacCGAGCCGCATtctgcttggcctgtcgatacctgtcggctgcctccggagtcccacaggttaaccaagcccgataggactccttcttcagcctggtggatcccttcacctctggtgtccaccatttggttcggggattaccaccacggcagacaccaaccaccttgtggccgcagctcaatgcagcagcttcggcaatggagacgctgaacatggtccattcggcctcaatgtccccagtctccctcggaatgctgttgaagctctgccggaggtgtgcgttgaagatctcgcggaccggggcctctgctagacgttcccagcacaccctcactacgcgtttaggtgcaccaggtctgtccagcgtcctcccccgccacctgatccaactcaccaccaggtggtgatcagttgacagctcagcccctctctttacccgagtgtccagaacatatggtcgcaggtctggtgatacgattacaaaatcgatcatcgacctacggcctagagcgtcctggtgccacgtgcacttatggacactcttatgttcgaacagggtgttcgttatggccaaactgtgattagcacagaagtccaataacaaaacaccgctcgggttcagatcagggaggccgttcctcccaatcacgcccctccaggtctcgctgtcgttacccacgtgagcattgaagtctcccagcaggacaacagagtctccaggtcaggtggagcaccttccagcaccccccccagggactctaagaaggctgggtactctgaactgccactcggcgcataagcacagatgacagtcaggacccgttccccgaccctaaggcgcagggaacaaaccctctcgtccaccgggaaaaaccccaacgtaccggcagcaagccaaggggatattagaatacccaccccagcccgccgcctctcaccaggggcaactccagactgagacagagtccagcccctctccaggagactggttccagagcccaagccatgcgtagaggtgagcccgactatatctagccggtacctctcaacctcacgcactaactcaggctccttccccaccagagaggtgacattccatgtccctattgccagttttggcagccgggggtcagtccgccagggcctccgctcctggccgccacccggcacacaatgcacccaacccctatggcgcctcctgcgggtgggcccatgtctccccttcgggctgtgcccggccgggcctcatggactaaggcccggccaccagacgtttgccctcgggcaccctccccgggcctggctccagggcggggccccggtaaccctatcccgggcagggtaaactgttccctcgatatccttttcataagggtcttctgaatcgctctttgtctggtccctcacccaggaccaatttgccatgggagaccctaccagggggcaaaagcccccagacaacatagcccctgggatccctgggacacacaaacccctccaccacgataaggtagcgattcaaggaggagaaaacaaaacaaaccttttaaaacaaaaaactttaaaaatgaaaacatctcaCTCTAGAAGTCTTTTAGCAAGGCGATAAGAATCATAAAGTCAGCCTGCCGGGCATCCCACCTCTAACCCAAAGGGTCAAAACTTATGTTCGCATTCTCCATAAAAATGCTCATACTGATTGAGCAATGTTGTGCAAgcataatttattttgtttttttcattaaggACGGGAAAAGAATTCTGACATTCCTGCACCTCTCTGTGAAGTGACTCTGCAGAGGGAGACAATCATACTGTTGATTTTACCGTGCACTCTTCTGCCAAATAAGAATTAAGATATTGTTTTGGAAATAGCAAGTGAAAGTTGTTGTTGCACAAAAGGGAGCTTTCCTCGTTTAAAGCAACTTATAAATATGTAATACTGTATAATCTTTCCATAACGACTccactttttttaaatgttctttctttcttgattgttttgtttgacCAGTTTCTATTTTTCCAGTAAGTACTGCCTCACTACTCCCTTTTCTTGCCTTCCAGTATAACATGTTTGTCACTTGGCCCGCCCCGTTACATCACCACCAATAGTTTAAAAAGGCACTCTGGAGTTCAGACACTATCAAGCTGCACAACTTGTTCACACCAAAGAAATGATGGATCACCCAACCTTTGAACGAGAGAACCAAGAGCGTGTGCAGGCGGTGGAGAGTTCATTCCATCAAGCAGGGAAGCCCTTGTCCAAGCCGGGCCGGATTCTAATCGGAGAGGGAACTGTGTTTAAGCAGGGTCGCAAGAAGATACAGCAGAAAatcctcttcctcttcactgATATTCTGGTGTACGGCAGCATTGTTGTGCCTGGTCGCTGGTACAAAAAGCAGAAGATCATCCCTTTAGGTGAGACATTCATCTGCGTTTCCTGCAGCTAACCTACTGTGAGAAGATTAATGTGAAACTGCCAAAAAACAATTTTATGACTGAAGAGAAAGAAATATAGACAAAAGCTTCAAGAAGAGCCAACACTATTGAATACTGTCCATAATATGACTGGCAAGTAGAAAATAGCAAGTGTGCTGTGCTAATTTAACTTCATATGTTCAGCTTTCTGCTCATACCATTTTATCCATGTAATTTTTATGTTGTTATCAAATTCACTATGATTTTAGAGGACATTGAGCTGGAAGACCTGGAGGACAGTGACATATTCAAGCATCAGTGGCTGATCCGAACACCGAGCAAGTCTTTTTTTGTGTCCGCCCCTTCATACGAGGAGAAGAAGGCCTGGATAGAGCACATCAATGAATGCCGGTCCAGCCTAATGCAGGGCACCAGCTGCAAACCTTCCAAGAAGTTTGCTGTTTCCTGGATTCCTGATCCGGCTGCTTGCAAATGCATGCGGTGCCTCTCTACAAAGTTTAGTGGGGTCAATCGTCGACACCACTGCAGGAATTGCGGCTTCTTGGTCTGCAATTCATGCTCCAAGCAACG includes the following:
- the LOC112429971 gene encoding pleckstrin homology domain-containing family F member 2, which translates into the protein MMDHPTFERENQERVQAVESSFHQAGKPLSKPGRILIGEGTVFKQGRKKIQQKILFLFTDILVYGSIVVPGRWYKKQKIIPLEDIELEDLEDSDIFKHQWLIRTPSKSFFVSAPSYEEKKAWIEHINECRSSLMQGTSCKPSKKFAVSWIPDPAACKCMRCLSTKFSGVNRRHHCRNCGFLVCNSCSKQRAVIDHIHPTKKLRICSFCYKNINEEKFRDRGDSAGKSSSEEEEFCPSGEENEKVEEGEIGIYSPSNWLDTKNGTWERLSIYDYPKSIPSQ